The genomic region CGTCTGCTGATCATCGATAAGCTGTTTGAAATTGAGCTTTTCGAAACGAAGCGTATCAAATTTCATGACCGCCATCGTTACATTTTGCCCTCTTGTTTTAAAGTAGGCTGCTTTACTCATCTTCGGCGAGTACTCTACTTTCGTTAGCAGGACATTTTCTTCCTGGGTATTGATCTTCAAGCGGTCAAATTTCGCTTTGTAAATTCCGTTAGATAGATCGTAGGTAAAACCGGGCACATCAATTTCCACCATTTTGGTATAAAACAGGCGCGTAGAGTCGTCTATCGAGGTTTCGTCTACTAATACGTCATGTACATTAATGCCAATACTATCCAAAACGATGTCGCTTGACTTTCCTTCTTCGATCTTAGAAAATTTAAACTTGACGTTTTCGATTTTGATATCTCTTACATTGATCGCGCTGAAGACATCTTTGATATTGTCGTAAAGCGTTTTTGATTTTTTATCGACGATCGTATCGTTATAGGCATGATACTCCTGTATCATGTGAATATCCGGGGATTCAAAGTTGATGGTCTTGATAAATAGGGTTCTATTCTTTATGACATCCCAAAGATTGAAGCTTCTTACTTTTAATGCGGCCAACTTTATATGGTATCGGCTGTTTGGCGCAAGTTTATTCGCCACCATCTGCCTGTATACTGCAGAATCGGGAACCAATTCCGCATTTTTTAGTGTTACATTTCCTAACGCAACATTCAGATCCAGATCGTCATAGCGTAGAGAATATAGGCCATTTGTCGCATTTGCAACAGTTTCTTTGAGTTTTGTCTCTACAATGGGTTTCCAATTTCTACTATAATACCAGGCAACGCCCAATACTAGCAGTATAAGCCCAAGCAGCACTCCAATTATCCATTTCCAAACTGGTTTCATAATTTTCTATACGGTTTTTGCCATAATATCCTTTAGCAGAAACAATAATATAGTAAATATGTTTAGTTAGTTGCGATTATTTTCGTTGTTATAGATACTGATATAGCTATCGTAACGCGATGGTTCAATTTCTCCGGCTTCTACAGCCTGCAGTACGGCACAACCCGGCTCGTTTATGTGCCTGCAATTATGGAACTTACATTGATTGAGAAGGGCTCGCATTTCAGGGAAGAAATGTGACAATTCCTGAGGTTCTATATCGACTATTCCGAGCTCACGAATTCCTGGGGTATCGATTAATTTGCCTCCAAATGGAAGATCGATCATCTCGGCGAAGGTTGTTGTATGCTTACCTTTATCGGACCAGTCGGATATTTCTCCGGTTTTCAGATCCGCTTCCGGAACCACAGCATTGACTAAGGTTGATTTTCCTACGCCCGAGTGGCCGGAAACCAAGGTCGTTTTATCTTTTAACAAGGCTCTGACTTCTTCAATATGCTCGCCCTCCAATGCCGATACAGCATAGCAGGGATAACCAAGCTGCTCATAAAGTGCCATAAATTCTGCCAATAGCTCCAATCCTTCATCACTAAAAAGGTCGAGCTTATTGAATATCAAGACTGCAGGTATGCTATATGCTTCTGCGGTAACCAAAAACCGGTCGATAAATCCGGTGGATGTCGCTGGTGAAGCGAGTGTAACGACGAGTATTGCCTGATCCAGGTTTGCACCAATAATCTGGGTTTGTTTGGATAGGTTGACAGATTTTCGGATGATGTAATTTTTCCGAGGTTCCAATTCATTGATTACGCCGTTCTGCTGACCGGGTTCCAGTTCAAACTCCACCCAATCGCCGACGGCAACAGGGTTGGTGCTTTTGATACCATGTGTTCTAAACTTCCCTTTGATTCTACATTCATAGCGAACATTGTCGGGTCCAAGAACCTGATACCAACTACCTGTAGATTTAGTTACTAAACCGCGCATACAAAATCCCTCTTTCCTGTTAAATCTGTCATTATTCTACGCAAAAATGGAAAAAATTTATTAATCTTTACGTCTATTTGAATTTGTTAACTTTGTTGTTAGCGCATTAATAAAAAACGATTTTGAAGAAATTATTCCTTTTAGATGGAATGGCATTAATATACCGTGCGTATTTTGCATTGAGCAAAACACCTCGATTAACGTCATATGGGTTGAATACGGGTGCTATTATGGGTTTTACAAACACCTTATTGGATGTTTTAAAAAACCAGAAGCCTACCCACATTGCTGTTGTCTTTGATACATCAGCTCCTACAAACAGACATATTGAATTTGAGAGCTATAAGGCACAACGTGAGCAGATGCCTGAAGATCTTGCTGCATCAATTCCTTACATCAATCGATTAATCGAGGGATTCAATATCCCGATTATTTCGATGGATGGTTTCGAGGCCGACGATATAATCGGTACGCTTGCAAAAAAAGGAGAGCAAGCAGGATTCACCGTTTATTGCATGACCCCGGATAAGGATTTCGGACAATTGGTATCTGATAATATCTTTATTTATAAACCTGCCCGCATGGGGAATGGTGCAGAAGTGTTGGGTGTTCCCGAGATTTTGGAGAAATGGGAAATCAACAATGTGCATGAGGTTATTGATATTTTAGGACTTTGGGGCGATGCTGTGGATAATATCCCAGGTATTCCCGGTGTTGGAGAAAAAACGGCTAAGAAGCTGATCCAGGAATTCGGGTCGATTGAAAATCTGATACAGAGCACAGATAAGCTGAAAGGGAAGTTGAAAGAAAACGTGGAAAATTTTGCCGAACAGGGCTTAATTTCTAAGAAACTGGCGACAATTTTATTGGATGTGCCGGTAGATCTGGATGAGAAAGCATTGGAGTTAGAGGATCCGAATCGTGAGGTATTGGAGTCTTTGTTTGCTGAACTGGAGTTTAGAACCCTAGGCAAGCGCGTTTTTGGTGATGATTTCTCGATTGGCGAATCGCCTGTTTCCAAGTCGGCGCAGATGGATTTGTTCGCTCCACTACCAGACAATGAGCGTTCGCCAAGTCAAGCTATTGCTGATGAGGTTCCGACTACATTGAATACGATTTCAACGACTCAGCATCACTATAAGTTATTGGACCAACCCGATCAACAAAAGGAACTTGCCGAGAAACTGAATTTGGCGGAGTCTTTTTGTTTTGACACGGAATCGACGGGATTAGATGCAATGACCGCCGAACTAGTGGGTATGTCGTTTTCTATTACGCCTTTTGAGGCGTATTATGTGCCCGTATCGGCGAATCGTGAGGAGGCGCAAGCTACAGTTGATTTGTTTAAGCCAGCATTGGAGAACAAATCTGTTCAAAAGATAGGTCAGAATTTGAAGTACGACCTATTGATCCTTGCGCGTTATAATGTTCGTGTGGCTGGACCGTTATTCGACACGATGCTTGCGCATTATTTGATCGATCCGGACACCCGCCACAATATGGATCTCCTTGCAGAGACCTATTTGAAATATACACCAGTTTCTATAACCGAGTTGATTGGTGCAAAGGGTAAGAACCAAGGAAATATGCGTGATGTGGAATTGGAGAAGATCAAGGAGTACGCTGGCGAGGACGCGGATATTACTTTACAGCTGAAAGAAGTGTTTCAACCCTTACTAAGTTCTACAGAGACGCTGAAGCTTGCAGAAGAAGTAGAGTTTCCATTGGTCTATGTATTAGCGGAGATTGAAAAGAATGGGGTTAAGATTGATGAACAGACGCTAAGACAGTTTTCGGTTGATATTGAGGCTGAGGTTTCGAAGCTGGAATCAACTATTTATGAAAAAGCAGGTGTGGTATTTAATATTGCCTCGCCAAAGCAGCTGGGGGAAGTTCTTTTTGACAAACTACAATTAGATCCGAAAGCAAAAAAGACAAAAACAGGTCAGTATAAAACCGGTGAGGATGTTTTATTGGCTTTAGCCAATAAGTCGGACATTGTTAAAGATATTTTAGATTACCGACAGTTGCAGAAGTTGAAATCGACTTATGTTGATGCGCTTCCAAGCTTGGTCAATCCTGCAACAGGGTTAATCCACACCTCCTATAATCAGGCTGTTGCAGCAACCGGTCGTTTAAGTTCGACGAATCCGAACTTACAAAATATTCCTATTCGTACCGAGCGAGGCCGCGAAGTGCGCAAGGCTTTCATTCCGCGCCAGGCGGGTTGGACTTTA from Sphingobacterium sp. BN32 harbors:
- the rsgA gene encoding ribosome small subunit-dependent GTPase A; the encoded protein is MRGLVTKSTGSWYQVLGPDNVRYECRIKGKFRTHGIKSTNPVAVGDWVEFELEPGQQNGVINELEPRKNYIIRKSVNLSKQTQIIGANLDQAILVVTLASPATSTGFIDRFLVTAEAYSIPAVLIFNKLDLFSDEGLELLAEFMALYEQLGYPCYAVSALEGEHIEEVRALLKDKTTLVSGHSGVGKSTLVNAVVPEADLKTGEISDWSDKGKHTTTFAEMIDLPFGGKLIDTPGIRELGIVDIEPQELSHFFPEMRALLNQCKFHNCRHINEPGCAVLQAVEAGEIEPSRYDSYISIYNNENNRN
- the polA gene encoding DNA polymerase I codes for the protein MKKLFLLDGMALIYRAYFALSKTPRLTSYGLNTGAIMGFTNTLLDVLKNQKPTHIAVVFDTSAPTNRHIEFESYKAQREQMPEDLAASIPYINRLIEGFNIPIISMDGFEADDIIGTLAKKGEQAGFTVYCMTPDKDFGQLVSDNIFIYKPARMGNGAEVLGVPEILEKWEINNVHEVIDILGLWGDAVDNIPGIPGVGEKTAKKLIQEFGSIENLIQSTDKLKGKLKENVENFAEQGLISKKLATILLDVPVDLDEKALELEDPNREVLESLFAELEFRTLGKRVFGDDFSIGESPVSKSAQMDLFAPLPDNERSPSQAIADEVPTTLNTISTTQHHYKLLDQPDQQKELAEKLNLAESFCFDTESTGLDAMTAELVGMSFSITPFEAYYVPVSANREEAQATVDLFKPALENKSVQKIGQNLKYDLLILARYNVRVAGPLFDTMLAHYLIDPDTRHNMDLLAETYLKYTPVSITELIGAKGKNQGNMRDVELEKIKEYAGEDADITLQLKEVFQPLLSSTETLKLAEEVEFPLVYVLAEIEKNGVKIDEQTLRQFSVDIEAEVSKLESTIYEKAGVVFNIASPKQLGEVLFDKLQLDPKAKKTKTGQYKTGEDVLLALANKSDIVKDILDYRQLQKLKSTYVDALPSLVNPATGLIHTSYNQAVAATGRLSSTNPNLQNIPIRTERGREVRKAFIPRQAGWTLLSADYSQIELRLIAELSQDENMLDAFQQGLDIHRATAARVYGVELEEVTSDMRRNAKAVNFGIIYGQSAFGLSQSLGIPRKEAAAIIDQYFAQYTGIRKYMGDIIEFAKERGYVETLLKRRRYLRDINSANMTVRGFAERNAINAPIQGSAADLIKIAMINIQKDIEEQGLAGKMIMQVHDELVFDVPEHEVEQFKEIIANRMKNAMKLNVPIEIEIGQGSNWLEAH